From Acidobacteriota bacterium, the proteins below share one genomic window:
- a CDS encoding tetratricopeptide repeat protein → MRFWLIPVVLLALAAPAAADKRSEAQAQVDFGIAVAQRGLWREATTRWEQAVELDPSYAAAWNNLGIGREQLGRFDDARKAYEKALELDPGNTFVRSNYDLFREIYDRQNRRRDK, encoded by the coding sequence ATGCGGTTCTGGTTGATTCCCGTGGTGCTTCTCGCGCTCGCCGCGCCGGCCGCCGCCGACAAGCGATCGGAGGCGCAGGCGCAGGTGGACTTCGGTATCGCCGTCGCGCAGCGCGGCCTGTGGCGTGAAGCCACGACGCGATGGGAGCAGGCCGTGGAGCTCGATCCGAGCTACGCGGCAGCCTGGAACAACCTGGGCATCGGCCGCGAGCAGCTCGGTCGATTCGACGACGCGCGGAAGGCGTACGAGAAGGCGCTGGAGCTCGATCCCGGCAATACGTTCGTCCGATCCAACTACGACCTGTTCCGCGAGATCTATGACCGCCAGAACCGTCGTCGCGATAAGTAG
- the rplU gene encoding 50S ribosomal protein L21: MFAIVEAGGRQEKVEPGILVVVDRLEAEPGAEITFDRVLLVETDAGDVMTGTPYVTGASVTGVVEAQSKGKKIRVFKMKRRKQYRKTQGHRTLLTRVRVKSINV; the protein is encoded by the coding sequence ATGTTCGCAATCGTTGAAGCTGGCGGTCGGCAGGAGAAGGTGGAGCCAGGCATCCTGGTCGTCGTGGACCGGCTCGAGGCCGAACCCGGCGCGGAGATCACGTTCGATCGGGTGCTGCTCGTCGAGACCGATGCGGGCGACGTGATGACCGGCACACCCTACGTGACCGGCGCATCGGTCACCGGGGTCGTCGAAGCCCAGTCGAAGGGCAAGAAGATCCGCGTGTTCAAGATGAAGCGCCGGAAGCAGTATCGCAAGACGCAGGGTCACCGCACCCTGCTCACGCGCGTGCGCGTGAAGTCGATCAACGTTTGA